One stretch of Brachyhypopomus gauderio isolate BG-103 chromosome 10, BGAUD_0.2, whole genome shotgun sequence DNA includes these proteins:
- the LOC143525453 gene encoding cytoskeleton-associated protein 2 isoform X2 has product MDKTVTKNNKENAKPVACQKTIKSRNVVSKPLQSKNDLKQENWEGNPEEKTEFKEQVGPLTKTKFDPKNRKTLSQAFRTEQSVRHRKLVEQKPPSTLPPKPVPGTYKGRVVKSKIDCFRRPHCGEVKIGDGTAVAGPGMGALSKAQSKSVTVLPGSKSRLQPNLSSRAKSVSDVQLNVAEKPAQRSVSQRQMSAKAPASTRPVVPRLAPVPPKPAPAPAARPVSSKPSLLIKKREPVVQSYKAKPAVTTSEHKGPGPSATSQYRVHVETADQRRAKLAVWLASKGKTLKRPAMTEKSAPEPLKLVPRHQARQESAEARQESAEARQESAEARQESAEARQESAEARQESAEDDETQLEKVLHSKPVFSSSPTPIINTTLDLLDNSEMDLPVDPEIRMESLVLNLCEKLDAMETPSSCENNPHMGQTVEAEILNVNVEEETAKEYEILEEEDLEINEDLVNVATVDELEVENESKEKVLEQKQKKLIKDEDEERKMDSTPTEVTGASVVKYSVKTTPFLQSVKKRIEDQSVPGSGPRRKSAIKDLKFLTPVRRSSRIQRKSSRLPGMLSEHDPCVSSLAELVQLDDADANAYIYRRNPALLDHLPDHPRDLERLSAEIK; this is encoded by the exons ATGGACAAGACTGTGACAAAG AACAACAAAGAGAATGCAAAGCCAGTGGCTTGTCAGAAAACAATTAAATCTAGAAATGTTGTATCAAAACCACTGCAATCAAAAAATGACCTGAAGCAAGAAAACTGGGAGGGGAACCCTGAAGAGAAGACTGAGTTTAAAGAACAAGTCGGACCACTCACCAAAACCAAGTTTGATCCTAAGAACAGGAAAACACTAAGTCAGGCCTTCCGTACTGAACAGTCAGTGAGGCACAGAAAACTGGTGGAGCAAAAACCCCCTTCCACTCTTCCTCCAAAACCAGTCCCTGGCACCTATAAAGGCAGAGTGGTGAAGTCTAAAATAGACTGCTTCAGAAGACCCCATTGTGGGGAAGTGAAGATAGGTGATGGAACAGCAGTAGCTGGACCTGGGATGGGGGCTTTGTCTAAAGCTCAATCAAAATCTGTGACTGTGTTGCCTGGATCAAAATCCAGACTCCAGCCCAATTTGTCGAGCAGAGCCAAGTCTGTGTCAGATGTGCAGCTAAATGTGGCAGAGAAACCAGCACAGAGGTCTGTGTCTCAAAGACAGATGTCAGCCAAAGCTCCAGCATCCACCCGGCCTGTGGTTCCTCGCTTGGCTCCCGTTCCCCCTAAACCAGCTCCAGCGCCTGCTGCACGCCCAGTCTCCAGTAAGCCCAGCTTGCTCATCAAAAAAAGGGAACCAGTGGTGCAAAGCTACAAAGCCAAACCTGCAGTAACTACCAGTGAGCACAAAGGACCCGGTCCAAGTGCCACCAGCCAGTACAGGGTACATGTGGAGACGGCTGATCAGAGGAG AGCAAAGTTGGCAGTGTGGCTGGCGTCAAAGGGCAAGACTCTGAAAAGGCCTGCGATGACAGAAAAGTCAGCACCTGAACCGTTGAAACTAGTCCCGCGGCACCAGGCGAGGCAGGAGTCGGCCGAGGCGAGGCAGGAGTCGGCCGAGGCGAGGCAGGAGTCGGCCGAGGCGAGGCAGGAGTCGGCCGAGGCGAGGCAGGAGTCGGCCGAGGCGAGGCAGGAGTCGGCCGAGGATGATGAGACTCAACTCGAGAAGGTCCTGCACAGTAAACCGGTGTTTTCCAGCAGCCCAACTCCTATAATAAACACAACACTGGATCTGCTGGACAACTCTGAAATGGATCTTCCTGTAGATCCAGAGATCAGAATGGAATCG CTGGTGCTTAACCTGTGTGAAAAGTTGGACGCGATGGAAACACCTTCGTCATGTGAGAACA ACCCACACATGGGCCAGACAGTAGAAGCAGAGATATTGAATGTAAATGTGGAAGAAGAAACGGCCAAAGAATATGAAATCTTGGAGGAGGAAGATCTAGAAATAAATGAAGATTTGGTGAATGTTGCCACAGTTGATGAGCTGGAGGTTGAGAATGAGTCCAAAGAGAAGGTTCTAGAGCAAAAACAGAAGAAGCTCATCaaagatgaagatgaggaaagAAAGATGGATTCAACACCTACAGAGGTTACAGGAGCATCTGTTGTGAAGTACAGTGTGAAAACGACACCTTTCCTGCAAAG TGTAAAGAAGAGGATTGAGGACCAGTCTGTGCCAGGCAGTGGCCCACGCCGTAAAAGTGCCATCAAAGACCTGAAGTTCCTTACGCCTGTCCGCCGCTCATCCCGAATCCAGCGCAAGTCATCCCGCCTGCCGGGCATGCTCAGTGAGCACGACCCCTGTGTCTCCTCACTGGCTGAGCTGGTGCAGCTGGACGATGCAGATGCCAATGCGTACATATACAGGAGAAACCCGGCCTTGCTCGACCACCTGCCTGACCATCCCAGAGACTTGGAGAGACTGTCAGCTGAGATAAAATAG
- the LOC143525453 gene encoding cytoskeleton-associated protein 2 isoform X1: protein MDKTVTKNNKENAKPVACQKTIKSRNVVSKPLQSKNDLKQENWEGNPEEKTEFKEQVGPLTKTKFDPKNRKTLSQAFRTEQSVRHRKLVEQKPPSTLPPKPVPGTYKGRVVKSKIDCFRRPHCGEVKIGDGTAVAGPGMGALSKAQSKSVTVLPGSKSRLQPNLSSRAKSVSDVQLNVAEKPAQRSVSQRQMSAKAPASTRPVVPRLAPVPPKPAPAPAARPVSSKPSLLIKKREPVVQSYKAKPAVTTSEHKGPGPSATSQYRVHVETADQRRAKLAVWLASKGKTLKRPAMTEKSAPEPLKLVPRHQARQESAEARQESAEARQESAEARQESAEARQESAEARQESAEDDETQLEKVLHSKPVFSSSPTPIINTTLDLLDNSEMDLPVDPEIRMESLVLNLCEKLDAMETPSSCENKDPHMGQTVEAEILNVNVEEETAKEYEILEEEDLEINEDLVNVATVDELEVENESKEKVLEQKQKKLIKDEDEERKMDSTPTEVTGASVVKYSVKTTPFLQSVKKRIEDQSVPGSGPRRKSAIKDLKFLTPVRRSSRIQRKSSRLPGMLSEHDPCVSSLAELVQLDDADANAYIYRRNPALLDHLPDHPRDLERLSAEIK, encoded by the exons ATGGACAAGACTGTGACAAAG AACAACAAAGAGAATGCAAAGCCAGTGGCTTGTCAGAAAACAATTAAATCTAGAAATGTTGTATCAAAACCACTGCAATCAAAAAATGACCTGAAGCAAGAAAACTGGGAGGGGAACCCTGAAGAGAAGACTGAGTTTAAAGAACAAGTCGGACCACTCACCAAAACCAAGTTTGATCCTAAGAACAGGAAAACACTAAGTCAGGCCTTCCGTACTGAACAGTCAGTGAGGCACAGAAAACTGGTGGAGCAAAAACCCCCTTCCACTCTTCCTCCAAAACCAGTCCCTGGCACCTATAAAGGCAGAGTGGTGAAGTCTAAAATAGACTGCTTCAGAAGACCCCATTGTGGGGAAGTGAAGATAGGTGATGGAACAGCAGTAGCTGGACCTGGGATGGGGGCTTTGTCTAAAGCTCAATCAAAATCTGTGACTGTGTTGCCTGGATCAAAATCCAGACTCCAGCCCAATTTGTCGAGCAGAGCCAAGTCTGTGTCAGATGTGCAGCTAAATGTGGCAGAGAAACCAGCACAGAGGTCTGTGTCTCAAAGACAGATGTCAGCCAAAGCTCCAGCATCCACCCGGCCTGTGGTTCCTCGCTTGGCTCCCGTTCCCCCTAAACCAGCTCCAGCGCCTGCTGCACGCCCAGTCTCCAGTAAGCCCAGCTTGCTCATCAAAAAAAGGGAACCAGTGGTGCAAAGCTACAAAGCCAAACCTGCAGTAACTACCAGTGAGCACAAAGGACCCGGTCCAAGTGCCACCAGCCAGTACAGGGTACATGTGGAGACGGCTGATCAGAGGAG AGCAAAGTTGGCAGTGTGGCTGGCGTCAAAGGGCAAGACTCTGAAAAGGCCTGCGATGACAGAAAAGTCAGCACCTGAACCGTTGAAACTAGTCCCGCGGCACCAGGCGAGGCAGGAGTCGGCCGAGGCGAGGCAGGAGTCGGCCGAGGCGAGGCAGGAGTCGGCCGAGGCGAGGCAGGAGTCGGCCGAGGCGAGGCAGGAGTCGGCCGAGGCGAGGCAGGAGTCGGCCGAGGATGATGAGACTCAACTCGAGAAGGTCCTGCACAGTAAACCGGTGTTTTCCAGCAGCCCAACTCCTATAATAAACACAACACTGGATCTGCTGGACAACTCTGAAATGGATCTTCCTGTAGATCCAGAGATCAGAATGGAATCG CTGGTGCTTAACCTGTGTGAAAAGTTGGACGCGATGGAAACACCTTCGTCATGTGAGAACA AAGACCCACACATGGGCCAGACAGTAGAAGCAGAGATATTGAATGTAAATGTGGAAGAAGAAACGGCCAAAGAATATGAAATCTTGGAGGAGGAAGATCTAGAAATAAATGAAGATTTGGTGAATGTTGCCACAGTTGATGAGCTGGAGGTTGAGAATGAGTCCAAAGAGAAGGTTCTAGAGCAAAAACAGAAGAAGCTCATCaaagatgaagatgaggaaagAAAGATGGATTCAACACCTACAGAGGTTACAGGAGCATCTGTTGTGAAGTACAGTGTGAAAACGACACCTTTCCTGCAAAG TGTAAAGAAGAGGATTGAGGACCAGTCTGTGCCAGGCAGTGGCCCACGCCGTAAAAGTGCCATCAAAGACCTGAAGTTCCTTACGCCTGTCCGCCGCTCATCCCGAATCCAGCGCAAGTCATCCCGCCTGCCGGGCATGCTCAGTGAGCACGACCCCTGTGTCTCCTCACTGGCTGAGCTGGTGCAGCTGGACGATGCAGATGCCAATGCGTACATATACAGGAGAAACCCGGCCTTGCTCGACCACCTGCCTGACCATCCCAGAGACTTGGAGAGACTGTCAGCTGAGATAAAATAG
- the thap12a gene encoding THAP domain containing 12a: MPNFCAALHCSRMSSHSVLAFFRFPRDPERCKKWVENCCRSDLRDKTPEHLNKYHRLCARHFEPDLILKTSPFRTVLKDTAIPTIFDHPSCKRANNQEAEDDATKAKLKKVEEEATTDKDGSQSANGQDADGGPQLSSEEREHREYLRSLFDVVVMMGKQNIPLHGHSEKEPRSKSFTPSNFQALLEYRINAGDEVLRRKFETSAVNLEYCSSTQLQQMLEVSEKCVREELLADVKEARLFSLVMDNLVEISGENHLPLFVRFVDQTNCLREEFLGFVLFEGEVEAISECLAAEVMEKCGMRMEDCRGQAYFSTGVFAFKVKAVAMRLCEQYPLAVLTPSSNHSLNIFLANSMNFTSVQLVMSTLKKIEVFFGKSPSLQDQLENAISIYYQGNEEKAALLKETCRTNWTEQHDTFELAVDLLESLLLCMDSVHDNEELKWSDEIAHNAFVISEALSDFECVMTLVVLKNTLSFSRAFGKNLQGQTSEVFFAASSLTAVLHSLNEVLENIEVYHEFWFEEAVSLAAALEIPVKIPRLFFRKQRPNDGEDVQPETYYKVHLTFPVVNHVIKELNDVFSDNHLNALKSLFLVPAIMGQLRFNTEETSMDIYKSDLPNPDTLPTELNCWKIKWKHGTKNVTLPATIYETLQLSDVKFFPNVCALLKVLCCLPVLSLADRCSSARRRLTAYLQDTPAKHRNRSLAVFNINCGVGPDLDLMVETYLKMYPNKEPTERPA, from the exons ATGCCCAATTTCTGCGCCGCGCTGCACTGCTCCAGGATGAGCTCCCACTCGGTGTTGGCGTTCTTCAGGTTTCCGCGGGACCCGGAGAG ATGTAAAAAGTGGGTGGAAAACTGTTGTCGTTCTGATTTGAGAGACAAAACTCCAGAACACCTGAATAAGTATCACAGGCTGTGCGCGCGACACTTTGAACCAGATCTGATTTTAAAAACA agCCCCTTCAGGACTGTTCTGAAGGATACTGCCATACCCACCATCTTTGACCATCCTAGCTGCAAGCGGGCAAACAATCAG GAGGCAGAAGATGATGCCACCAAGGCAAAATTAAAAAAAG TGGAGGAAGAGGCAACCACGGATAAAGATGGAAGTCAGAGTGCCAATGGCCAAGATGCTGACGGTGGCCCCCAGCTCTCCAGTGAGGAACGGGAGCACAGGGAATACCTCAGGTCTCTGTTTGACGTCGTGGTCATGATGGGAAAGCAGAACATCCCACTGCACGGCCATTCTGAAAAGGAACCGAGGAGCAAGAGCTTCACGCCCAGCAACTTCCAGGCGCTGCTGGAGTATCGCATCAACGCTGGAGACGAGGTGCTGCGGCGGAAGTTTGAGACGTCTGCGGTGAACCTGGAGTactgctcctccacccagctGCAGCAGATGCTGGAGGTGAGCGAGAAGTGTGTTCGTGAGGAGCTGCTCGCTGACGTGAAGGAGGCGCGCCTCTTCTCGCTGGTCATGGACAACCTGGTGGAGATTTCGGGGGAGAATCACCTGCCCTTGTTTGTTCGCTTCGTGGACCAGACTAACTGTCTGCGGGAGGAGTTTTTAGGGTTCGTGCTCTttgagggagaggtggaggccATTTCTGAGTGCCTGGCTGCTGAAGTGATGGAGAAATGTGGCATGCGTATGGAAGACTGCAGAGGACAGGCGTACTTCTCTACCGGCGTGTTCGCTTTTAAGGTCAAAGCGGTCGCCATGAGACTGTGTGAGCAGTACCCGTTAGCCGTGCTCACTCCCAGTTCTAATCACTCCCTAAACATCTTCCTGGCCAACAGCATGAACTTCACAAGTGTTCAGCTCGTCATGTCAACACTGAAGAAGATAGAGGTGTTCTTTGGCAAATCTCCTTCGTTGCAAGATCAGTTGGAAAACGCCATCTCCATCTACTACCAGGGCAACGAGGAGAAAGCAGCACTCCTCAAAGAAACGTGTCGTACAAACTGGACCGAGCAGCACGACACATTTGAGCTGGCGGTTGACCTGCTGGAGTCTCTGCTCCTCTGCATGGATAGCGTCCATGACAATGAGGAGCTCAAATGGAGCGATGAAATTGCGCACAATGCATTTGTCATATCGGAAGCGCTGTCCGATTTTGAGTGCGTCATGACGTTGGTTGTGCTGAAAaacactctctccttctccagaGCGTTTGGTAAAAATCTGCAAGGACAGACCAGCGAGGTCTTCTTTGCTGCCAGCAGCCTGACGGCGGTGCTCCATTCGCTGAACGAAGTTCTTGAGAACATCGAAGTTTACCACGAGTTCTGGTTTGAAGAGGCTGTCAGTTTGGCCGCTGCGTTGGAAATTCCTGTGAAAATCCCCAGGCTTTTCTTCAGAAAACAACGGCCAAACGATGGGGAGGATGTCCAGCCTGAGACCTATTATAAAGTCCACCTCACCTTCCCTGTGGTCAACCATGTCATTAAGGAGCTGAATGACGTCTTCTCCGATAATCACCTGAACGCGCTGAAGTCTTTGTTCCTAGTGCCTGCAATCATGGGACAGCTTAGGTTCAACACAGAAGAGACCAGCATGGATATTTATAAGAGTGACCTTCCCAATCCAGACACGCTACCCACTGAACTGAACTGTTGGAAGATCAAATGGAAACACGGCACCAAGAACGTCACACTGCCTGCCACCATCTACGAGACGCTTCAGCTGTCTGACGTGAAGTTTTTCCCCAATGTCTGCGCGCTTCTTAAAGTGCTGTGCTGCCTGCCGGTACTTTCGCTTGCAGACAGGTGCAGCAGTGCGAGGAGACGTCTGACGGCGTACCTACAGGACACGCCTGCCAAACACAGGAACAGGAGTCTGGCTGTGTTTAACATTAACTGTGGTGTTGGGCCCGATTTAGACTTGATGGTTGAGACGTACCTGAAAATGTATCCTAATAAAGAGCCAACAGAGAGACCTGCTTGA
- the LOC143525449 gene encoding uncharacterized protein LOC143525449 — MECIIKNEMASVNLRSGQEQRKGDMLSVEDVMCNTIKDLLSPIKKATDQIEREKLKNRQLVSEYEEIERKWTREGEEMMSRQKDLEEECKTLQDEKREIEEDWKQMEECLKEMRTADYTLGEDLDKIRLRQEIRFHQITENARLREIENLRQKVDKHVEKMKENEMMKRELEEREMVRQRELETERKRLTECQKEVEKMKLETEQERNRMREERKRELEELTREMASYRLKMEQMVVTAPAKKEKCTLVRWWKSLKNNVLFRSQESSLQQNQEKSSANTTEISSCPGEGKETRKKSIWRKWFKR, encoded by the coding sequence ATGGAGTGCATTATAAAGAATGAGATGGCAAGTGTAAATCTGAGAAGTGGACAGGAACAAAGAAAGGGTGACATGCTAAGTGTAGAGGACGTCATGTGCAACACGATTAAGGATTTATTGTCCCCGATAAAGAAAGCCACAGATCAAATCGAGAGGGAGAAATTAAAAAACAGACAGTTGGTCAGTGAATATGAGGAGATAGAAAGGAAGTGGACAAGAGAGGGCGAAGAAATGATGAGCAGACAGAAGGATCTGGAGGAGGAGTGCAAAACCCTGCAGGACGAAAAGAGGGAGATTGAAGAGGACTGGAAGCAAATGGAGGAGTGTTTAAAGGAGATGAGGACGGCTGACTACACACTGGGGGAAGATCTGGATAAGATCAGGCTCAGGCAGGAGATCCGCTTCCatcaaataactgaaaatgCGAGACTGAGGGAAATAGAAAACCTCAGGCAAAAGGTGGACAAACATGTGGAAAAGATGAAGGAGAATGAAATGATGAAGAGGGAGCTCGAAGAAAGGGAGATGGTGAGGCAGCGAGAGTTggagacggagagaaagagactgaCGGAATGTCAGAAAGAGGTGGAGAAGATGAAGTTGGAAACAGAGCAAGAAAGGAACAGGATGAGGgaggaaaggaagagagagctaGAAGAGTTGACGAGAGAGATGGCTTCATACCGCCTGAAGATGGAGCAAATGGTGGTTACAGCGCCTGCAAAAAAAGAGAAGTGCACGCTGGTACGATGGTGGAAGAGTTTAAAGAACAACGTGCTCTTCAGGAGCCAGGAGAGCAGCCTCCAACAGAACCAGGAGAAAAGCTCCGCCAATACAACAGAAATCTCATCCTGCCCCGGCGAAGGGAAGGAGACGAGAAAGAAGAGTATATGGCGAAAATGGTTCAAGCGCTGA